Genomic window (Salvelinus sp. IW2-2015 unplaced genomic scaffold, ASM291031v2 Un_scaffold3162, whole genome shotgun sequence):
TGTTTCAGCAGCAATAAGTGCTGCAGTCCCAACTGTTACTGAAGATAAAACtaatattttcttaattttttctttAGCCCGTCTCCACCGttcttcctcctgtctcctcctttcTTGCTCCTgtatctcctcctcccttctcctcctctcctcctccatctcctgtttctttctctcctcctcctctctcaactTCTTCTGAACCTCCTGGTACATCTCATTGGTGTAGTGCTCTCCTCCATTTATTGCCACCATCTCTTCTATCTTCCTCAGCAGCTGTTTGACCTGAAGACGGTCATCCCTCTGATCATTATTGAGACAATGGTACCTTCCCAAACAGCTTTGGATCAGTCTGGTAAGTGCAACACAAGGTTTCAGACACTTTTCAACTGTTTTCCCCTTCAACTGATCTTTACCAGTGAACAGCACTATGATGTATTTTGAGGCTTCTTCTCCAAAGTTCTCCTGGATCCACTTCacagtgttcctctcctcctctgtgaacCTCCCCAGTCTGATCACCAGCAGGAAGGCGTGGGGTCCTGGAACTGACATGTAGATGGCCTTTTCTATTTCACTTTTCATCTCTTCTTGAGACATTGTTGTGTCATAGAGCCCCGGGGTGTCGATGACATCAATCTTCCTCCCATCCAccactcctctctgtttctcacatttttCAGTTACAGACACAAAGGAGGCCTCTTCTGTAAAGGCACCTGTCcccaggatggtgtttcctgtTGCACTCTTCCCTGCTCCAGTCTTCCCCACCAGAAATATTCTCAGATCAGCTGGCTGTACTGAATCTGTGGAAGTACAAATGGTAACACATTTTTATCATTATCAGGTACCGAAGTCATTCAATTAGATTCACAGGGACATCATTGTCAGCTACCAAAGACATtgatttaaattcacacagacatCATTATCAACTACCAAAGTCATTGATTTAAATCCACACGGACATCATTATCAACTACCAAAGACATTGATTTAAATTCACACGGACATCATTATCGACTACCAAAGTCATTGATTTAAATTCACACGGACATCATTATCAACTACCAAAGTCATTGATTTAAATTCACACGGACATCATTATCAACTACCAAAGTCATTGATTTAGATTCACAAGGATCATATTCAGCTAACAGCAACAGTTAAGCCTAACTGTTTTATCACTAGGTTTATTTGGACAACACAACTGTTATCTTACCTGCATAGTTGTCATTATCCACGGGATAGGCTGATGCAACACCTATGGTTGTGGATCTTTCACCTTGGTATGATCCATCTACAGAAGCTGAAATTATCTTGCAACATGATTTTCAATGATTCGACAGTATACTCTGAAATATGTATTATTTATGATGTAGATTTCTGTACATTGGCTGGCTTGGTAACagtgtacatatactgtattccctagtatatatattttttaccattCACTGTTTGACAACAGAGGGAATTGGGGTTTATTAATTATCTGATCATCTTTCTGACCATAAAGGAATGGAGCCATACTCACCGAAGTCTGATGTCTCTGCCTCCTTTAGTAAAGGAACTGTAGTAAACATAAAACAATACATGTCTAATTATATATCTAGTTCAGATGTATAGCTGTACAGTTATTCTTATTTAATGgaacttttcaaaatgttttcataAATCACATCATATGTTATTAAGCTGTTATTAgtcaaataaaaaacatgagctgacgcacacacagagaaaagtattttatgtagaggtgctgactaacggcgaataaactataagctaTAAAAATGAATACAGTCACACACttcatatataaactcccagttatttattgggtaaatcaccaacgtttcggcatcacggtgccttcttcagggtaatgtcatgaatgcttgaaccaggttatgtagacaaacagtgcaattagtagcaaccaatgacaatagtgaggagTGTGTCATAACTATTACGTTAATTATAATTAATTGAGTGgcatattgaatatattaggctattgttatcatgtggaaacataattgaatattgtacataTGTCACACTCGTCAtaacgaggagaccaaggcgcagcggaataTGAATACGTTctaaa
Coding sequences:
- the LOC112075444 gene encoding GTPase IMAP family member 7-like; translated protein: TSTDSVQPADLRIFLVGKTGAGKSATGNTILGTGAFTEEASFVSVTEKCEKQRGVVDGRKIDVIDTPGLYDTTMSQEEMKSEIEKAIYMSVPGPHAFLLVIRLGRFTEEERNTVKWIQENFGEEASKYIIVLFTGKDQLKGKTVEKCLKPCVALTRLIQSCLGRYHCLNNDQRDDRLQVKQLLRKIEEMVAINGGEHYTNEMYQEVQKKLREEEERKKQEMEEERRRREEEIQEQERRRQEEERWRRAKEKIKKILVLSSVTVGTAALIAAETAVVVVAGHILLSGAAVYSIVSWVKKRRQ